A single Streptomyces sannanensis DNA region contains:
- a CDS encoding DUF2252 domain-containing protein — protein sequence MAGAEQVVPVKPAAGYDRGMRIPVVPGFARRGDGGSAKAEGKSLRARVPRSSHGALVLAPGRPDAVQAVEESNRGRVPELTPIRVGRMAASPFAFLRGAAGLMAHDLAGTAVTGVGAQICGDAHAANFGLYADARGRLVIDLNDFDETAVGPWEWDVKRLAASLVLAGREAGAGEDVCREAAFDAVGAYRRTMRLMAKLPVLDAWNAIADEELVSHTDARDLVGTLERVSEKARNNTSARFAAKSTETGPDGRRRFVDAPPVLRRVPDAEAAAVAGALGAYLGTLSEDRLPLLARYVIHDVAFRVVGTGSVGTRSYVVLLLDHRGEPLVLQVKEARPSALLPYLPKAGFEAAGAGHEGRRVVLGQKRMQVVSDILLGWTTVEDQPFQVRQFRNRKGSVDPAALAADQLDDYGRMTGALLARAHAHSVDPRLLAGYCGKSDELDEAVASFAVAYADRTEADHARLVAAVREGRVAAELGV from the coding sequence ATGGCTGGGGCCGAGCAGGTGGTGCCGGTGAAGCCGGCGGCGGGGTACGACCGGGGCATGCGCATTCCGGTGGTGCCGGGATTCGCTCGGCGAGGCGACGGCGGGTCGGCGAAGGCGGAGGGCAAGTCGCTGCGCGCCCGGGTGCCCCGTTCCTCGCACGGCGCCCTGGTGCTCGCGCCCGGCCGGCCCGACGCGGTGCAGGCCGTCGAGGAGTCCAACCGCGGCCGGGTGCCGGAGCTCACACCCATACGGGTGGGCCGGATGGCCGCCTCGCCCTTCGCCTTTCTACGCGGCGCCGCCGGGCTGATGGCCCATGACCTGGCGGGCACGGCGGTCACCGGGGTGGGTGCCCAGATCTGCGGGGACGCGCACGCGGCCAACTTCGGCCTGTACGCGGACGCGCGGGGCAGGCTCGTCATCGACCTGAACGACTTCGACGAGACCGCGGTCGGCCCGTGGGAGTGGGACGTCAAGCGGCTCGCCGCCTCGCTGGTGCTGGCCGGCCGGGAGGCCGGGGCCGGCGAGGACGTGTGCCGGGAGGCGGCGTTCGACGCGGTGGGCGCGTACCGGCGCACGATGCGGCTGATGGCGAAGCTTCCGGTGCTGGACGCGTGGAACGCCATCGCGGACGAGGAACTCGTCTCGCACACGGACGCGCGGGATCTGGTGGGCACGCTGGAGCGGGTTTCGGAGAAGGCCCGTAACAACACCAGCGCGCGGTTCGCCGCCAAGTCGACGGAGACCGGGCCGGACGGCCGCCGGCGCTTCGTGGACGCCCCGCCGGTGCTGCGCAGGGTGCCGGACGCGGAGGCGGCAGCGGTCGCCGGTGCGCTCGGTGCGTATCTGGGCACGCTGTCCGAGGACCGGCTGCCGCTGCTCGCCCGGTATGTGATCCATGACGTGGCGTTCCGGGTGGTCGGCACCGGCAGTGTCGGCACCCGCTCGTACGTGGTGCTGCTGCTCGACCACCGGGGCGAGCCGTTGGTGCTCCAGGTGAAGGAGGCCCGGCCCTCGGCGCTGCTGCCGTATCTGCCGAAGGCGGGCTTCGAGGCGGCCGGGGCCGGGCACGAAGGGCGCCGGGTGGTGCTGGGGCAGAAGCGGATGCAGGTGGTCAGCGACATTCTGCTGGGCTGGACGACGGTGGAGGACCAGCCTTTCCAGGTGCGGCAGTTCAGGAACCGCAAGGGAAGCGTGGACCCGGCAGCGCTGGCGGCGGACCAGCTGGACGACTACGGGCGGATGACGGGCGCGCTGCTGGCGCGGGCGCATGCGCACAGCGTCGATCCCCGGCTGCTCGCGGGCTACTGCGGCAAGAGCGACGAGCTGGACGAGGCGGTGGCCTCTTTCGCGGTGGCGTACGCGGACCGAACGGAAGCGGATCATGCGAGGTTGGTGGCGGCCGTGAGGGAAGGCCGTGTCGCGGCAGAGCTGGGGGTGTGA
- a CDS encoding J domain-containing protein, with amino-acid sequence MTQEAPGETTTRNDDAPGAQRPEARLEKAVRAAEQALIEFEIAVETFRVEVENFSRLHHQKLGPMYARLDELDALIAEARAARTGDPEDVRKAQEARAAVLPMPGVEELFHDWLDSEGLSPEAAAMLTDRPVQPPKRVRPSEEARRLYRELARRTHPDLARDDKERARRDEFIARVNAAYGRGDETLLRELVAEWEAGPVPQDQRPTESEELYARLEWLSQRKELLTLLARELEEGAIGAMLRMAPDDPDRLLEEIAEQLLAQVAEREAELAELTGGPIR; translated from the coding sequence GTGACGCAGGAAGCTCCCGGGGAGACGACGACCCGGAACGACGACGCGCCGGGCGCCCAGCGCCCCGAGGCGCGGCTGGAGAAGGCCGTGCGCGCGGCCGAACAGGCACTGATCGAGTTCGAGATCGCGGTGGAGACCTTCCGGGTCGAGGTGGAGAACTTCTCCCGGCTCCATCATCAGAAGCTGGGGCCGATGTATGCGCGCCTGGACGAGCTGGACGCACTGATCGCGGAGGCGCGGGCGGCCCGCACCGGTGATCCCGAGGATGTGCGCAAGGCGCAGGAGGCGCGTGCCGCGGTGCTGCCCATGCCGGGTGTCGAGGAGTTGTTCCACGACTGGCTCGACTCCGAGGGGCTGTCGCCGGAGGCCGCCGCGATGCTGACGGACCGGCCGGTGCAGCCGCCGAAGCGGGTACGGCCGAGCGAGGAGGCCCGCAGGCTCTACCGCGAGCTGGCCCGCAGGACACATCCGGATCTCGCCCGGGACGACAAGGAGCGGGCGCGGCGCGACGAGTTCATCGCCCGGGTCAATGCCGCGTACGGGCGCGGTGACGAGACGCTGCTGCGGGAACTGGTCGCCGAGTGGGAGGCCGGCCCGGTGCCGCAGGATCAGCGCCCGACCGAGAGCGAGGAGCTCTACGCCCGTCTGGAGTGGCTCTCCCAGCGTAAGGAGCTGCTGACCCTGCTCGCCCGTGAGCTGGAGGAGGGGGCGATCGGGGCGATGCTCAGGATGGCACCCGACGATCCGGACCGGCTGCTGGAGGAGATCGCCGAGCAGCTGCTGGCCCAGGTCGCCGAGCGGGAGGCCGAGCTGGCAGAGCTGACCGGCGGTCCGATCCGGTAA
- a CDS encoding rhodanese-like domain-containing protein — translation MHFGSVPTVGVDQLSGDDFLLDVREDNEWQAGHAESALHIPMSDFVARFGELTEAIEGGRRVHVMCRVGGRSAQVTQYLVQQGIDAVNVDGGMLAWEGAGRPMVTDSGGPAFVL, via the coding sequence ATGCATTTCGGATCTGTGCCCACGGTCGGTGTCGACCAGCTCTCAGGTGACGACTTCCTGCTCGACGTCCGCGAGGACAACGAATGGCAGGCCGGGCATGCGGAGAGCGCTCTGCACATTCCGATGAGCGATTTCGTGGCCCGGTTCGGTGAGCTGACCGAGGCCATCGAGGGCGGCCGCCGGGTGCATGTGATGTGCCGGGTCGGCGGCCGGTCCGCGCAGGTCACCCAGTATCTGGTGCAGCAGGGCATCGACGCCGTGAACGTCGACGGCGGGATGCTCGCGTGGGAGGGCGCCGGGCGCCCCATGGTCACCGACAGCGGCGGCCCGGCCTTCGTGCTGTAG